Part of the Woronichinia naegeliana WA131 genome, CATTTATGGGCAAATTATCATTTGGCTAATTGTTATCTTTCTTTCTTTGGCAACGGCTTTAGGGCTTTGGAGTAGTACTAGACAGATTTATGCCTTGGCTACCGTTGGTTTAGTTCTCGTTCTGACCTTACCATTCCTGTTATTTGCCTTTGTGACGACCTTATTTAACCACTTAGAGTTTGTCCCCGTTGATCCCAATGCGGCCAAGGGTAAATTGAGTGGTAGTCGCAAACCCGCCTAAGGTTGTGATTACCCAGAAGAAAATCACTTGAGTTACGACTTAAAATTATAGACTTCGTGATTTTCTCTAGGCTCTGATTGGTTGACCTGGTGGTGTAAATGGTAGCTGATTACCAGAGGAGTGGTTAGTCTGCCCAATTTCAACCTCTACTTTGGTATTTTTATGGCTACTTTTTTTGGGTTATCTGGCAGGATGGTCTCTTCAAGATCAGCCTTGCTGTGTGTGTGTTTCGGGATTGGCATTGTCCCCCTTTCTACATCTAATGCTTATTCGGTTGAACCGTTAGTGATTACTAATCCTAAACCCTTAGTTATTTCGGAAGGGAATGCCCAGGATTTAAAGGGAAGCCTGAGCCGAGATGCTTCTCTGTGGCTGGGAGGTGTGGGAGGAGATGATGGCAGTGGGATTGATGAAAATGTCTATGAAATTTCCGAGGACTCCTACAATATCAGGGTCAAAAACCTCAATCAATCCTTAGAACTGAAAGATCAACAAATGGGAGAATCCCAACGAATTATTCGTCGCTTTCCTCTCAATTAAGATCTGGTAAGAAGACCTCTCTTTCTAGATAACAACTAGTACTGAAGCAGAGGAGAAAAATCCTGGAGTTGTGAATTAACGAGCTTTAGGATTTGCTCCAAATTCTTGAATTAATTTCGATTTTGTTCAGTTTACTGGTGATTTCTAATGCGGTTGTCATAGCTTTAGCCTCGATCCCTCGCCCTGACTAAGGGTAATGGGGCGTTGTATCTGAACCTCACTGGGTTCTGTGATCTAATATGTGATCTAACTTAAGCAGGATAACGAGGTCTTTTTGTCTCATGGATTACGAATTTGCCACCACCATGTTCTTTTTGCATTACCACTATGCTTTTCTACCATGAAGGCTGACGGTATTTTCTTGACTTTAAGGTGCATCATTCCATTCTGGCGTTAAAGTCCGAAAATCAAACTGAGCCACATTAGGATGACAGACAATACAGGTTTTAGCGGTCATATCAGCCGGAATCGGCACTCGTGGGTGTAAAGCACGGAAATAACGAGATTTTTCTGCATAGAGTGGGACAGGAGTATCGGGCGGTAAGACGCGGGAAAAAGTACTGACATAGTCCCAGATCAGCAATTGGGTTAAGCGATTGAAGTTGGGAATAACAGTGCCAAAGTGATTATCAGGACGACGCAGAATTTCTCTCCAGCTTTCTGTCGGCAAAACTTCCGGGGGAATGGCAATATGGCAACTGGCGCAATTTTCGAGATAAGCATCTAAGCCTGGCTGATAACGGGTGGGAACCGGATCAACGAGTAGGGAGTTTTTGATCTCTGAAGATTTGGGGGGAGGGGGCGCGATCGGTGTATTATCTGCCAGCAGAGGAACGGAAACTGCCACGACAGGAAGCGTTAGGGCCTGGGCTAATCCCCAACCAAGTCCCATTATTCCCAATCCCAGCATCAAGAGTAATAATGTTGTGAACAGCGATCGCGTCAATTTCAACATAGTCTAAACTCTCAGGGTTATACTTATAAGAAACTTTAATTTGATCTATTTTATTCTAAACACGATTTAGCGTAGCGATTGCTGTGCCTAGTTGAGCTATATTGATCACCCTTTTCTGTGCGGCAGGGCAAAAATCGTGTCTGGGGGTCTGGGGAACCATTCGTGTCAACTTAGTCCAAAACCCTGATTAAATAAGCATCGTAGGATGGGTTAGCATCGCGTAACCCATTATCAATCAACCACTAATCAAGGGGTCTATCTCCGAGTACTTACAAATAAGGCTCAATGAGATGCTCTAAAGTAGGGTTTGCCGAATAAAGGCAGAACCTTTATCAGATAAGCTTTTCAGCCATTTTGAACACGATTAGGTGCAAGCTTATGGCATTTGAAGGCTCAAAATCCATGCACTTTGCTAGAAAATTGTGGGTTAAAATCGGAAACTGATTTCTGAAGTCACCATTTTTCGCGCCCTGTGGCATCTAGGTTCGATTTGCAGACTTATTCAGCAAGCCCTAAAGTAGTTTCAAAGCCCTAATCAGCAAGAGTTACACATTAAGTTGACACCAATGCTGGGGAACTCCCCAGTCAGCACCTATCGCTTTTACCAGTAAGCAAAAAAAAAGGACCATCTATCGAGATCGCCCCTTACTGTGAAGAAAAAAGCGATCGCCCCTTACTGTGAAGGGGTGTGACCTTTAGTTGATGAAGGAAAAGAAAAGTGTTAACATGGGATGAAAAGTGACAAAGAGGAAACAATGATGACAGCAAAACTAATTAATGTAGAGGGTTCAAAGATAAAAATAGAACTAACATTAGAACTCAGTCGTTCAATGTTGGATACAGAAATAAATATTCAAAAAGGCTTAAACGAAGTAGGTTGCATCGCCAGCAAAGAAGCCTTGAAATATTTAGATACAGATGGTTCACCCTTAAAAATCGGTGAAGAAATCTGGAAGAGTAAGGGAGAGCAACCGAAAGAATATCAAACACCTTATGGTGAGGTTATAGTGAATCGTCATGTATATCAGCGTTCACCTTTGAGGAAAAACGTATTGCCCCTTAGAAAGAGAAGCAAGGATAATCATAACATCAACGCCATTATTGGCAAAACAGGTATCCTCAAAAATGTCAGGGATGGCAGGCAAAGAGGTGAAAAATGATTTATTAGAAAATCATGGTAGAAAAGTAGCGCTATCCTATATCCAAAGATTGAGTGAAGCAGTAGGAAGTGTGGTACAGGCAAAAGAAGAAGCGTGGAGTTATGCCCCGCCCAAGGAGGATAGCCAAATTGCAACAGTGGGAATAGGATTAGATGGAACCTGTATGCTGATGTGTGAGGATGGCTACCGTGAAGCAATGGTGGGAACCGTTTCCCTATACGATAGTGAAGGCGAACGTCAACATACAATCTATCTAGGTGCGGCACCAGAGTATGGAAAAAAGAGTTTTCTAGAAAGATTAGAAAGAGAAATTGAGCGAGCGAAAAACCGTTATCCAGAGGCAACATTGGTCGGGATAGCAGACGGGGCAGAATCAAATTGGAAGTTTTTAGAAAAGCAAACGGAAGAACAGATATTAGATTTCTATCATGCCTCTGGTTACTTAGGTGCCTTGGCAGAAGCGTTGCATCCGAATACCGTGTCAAAACAAAAAGAATGGTTGACTGAAAATTGTCGAGAACTCAAGCATGAAAAAGGAAAAGCAGGAGAACTGCTAAATCTGATGAAAGAAGTCAAAGAAGAAAAAAGTCATTCTAAGAATCTTACCGAGAAACTACAAGCGGCGATTACTTATTACGAGAATCATCAGCATCAAATGGATTATGCTGAATACTTAGAGAAAAAGTATCCGATTGGTTCAGGTGTTACGGAAGCAGCTTGTAAGACGTTGGTCAAACAACGATTATGTTGTTCAGGGATGCGATGGAAGGAAAAAGGAGCAGGAATTATTTTGAGCCTACGAGCTTTGGTATTGACCAAGGAACGATGGAGTCAATTTTGGGCAAAACTTGATCAATATGGGTTCCCTGTAGAACCCTGATTACAACAGCTTTTATCAACTAAAGGTCGCACCCCTGTGAAGAAAAAAGCGATCGCCCCTTACTGTGAAGAAAAAAGCGATCGCCCCTTACTGTGAAGAAAAAAGCGATCGCCCCTTACTGTGAAGAAAAAAGCGATCGCCCCTTACTGTGAAGAAAAAAGCGATCGCCCCTTACTGTGAAGAAAAAAGCGATCGCCCCTTACTGTGAAGAAAAAAGCGATCGCCCCTTACTGTGAAGAAAAAAGCGATCGCCCCTTACTGTGAAGAAAAAAGCGATCGCCCCTTGCTGTGAAGAAAAAAGCGATCGCCCCTTACTGTGAAGAAAACTGCGATCGCCCCTTACTGTGAAGAAAAACGCTATCGCCCCTTACTGTGAAGAAAAAAGCGATCGCCCCTTACTGTGAAGAAAAAAGCGATCGCCCCTTACTGTGAAGAAAAAAGCGATCGCCCCTTACTGTGAAGAAAAAAGCGATCGCCCCTTACTGTGAAGAAAAAAGCGATCGCCCCTTACTGTGAAGAAAAAAGCGATCGCTATTAAGAAAGAGTATAAGATGAGCCATGCCCACCCTACTTTAGGATTTAAGGTCTATCGGCGATTAATATCACGCTAGACAATGGTAACCGTATTCGTTGCGCTGATACTGTAGCCAGAGAGTTGAACGATAGAGTCAGTTGCTGCATTGAAAGCATTCAATGAATCATTGAAAACAAGGAAGGTTCCGCTTTGACCAGTTACGGTAAACGCTCGAGCCGTATTGGCTACAAGTGGCAAAGCACCGATATTTGCAGCAGATAAACTACCAATATTACCAATAGAAGCGTTGAGTGTTGTAGGAGAGACAATAGACGACGGAGCATCTATTTGTTCACCGATTGTGTAGTCAGAAATGACATCATAGCCAGCAAGCAGGGAATCAGCGAGGCTAGTAAATACAAACTTGTCTGTCCCTGTGCCACCCGTTAGGGTATCTTTACCAGCTCCACCAATGAGAGTATCGTTGCCTGCCCCGCCATTGAGAGTATCGTTGCCTGCCCCGCCATTAAGGGTGTTATTGGCTGTATTGCCTGTGAGGATGTTATTGCCAGCATTGCCTGTGCCATTGATGACACTAGAGCCAGTGAGAGTTAAATTTTCAACATTAGCGGGTAGGGTCGTGGTAGTCGAAGCGGAAAGAGTATCAGTAATGGTGGTTGTTACCGTTGCTGTTCCCCCTAAGATTGCATTAGTAGGACTCGTTAATTTAAGCGTAAAGGTTTCATTGGCTTCATTA contains:
- a CDS encoding diheme cytochrome c → MLKLTRSLFTTLLLLMLGLGIMGLGWGLAQALTLPVVAVSVPLLADNTPIAPPPPKSSEIKNSLLVDPVPTRYQPGLDAYLENCASCHIAIPPEVLPTESWREILRRPDNHFGTVIPNFNRLTQLLIWDYVSTFSRVLPPDTPVPLYAEKSRYFRALHPRVPIPADMTAKTCIVCHPNVAQFDFRTLTPEWNDAP